One window from the genome of Choloepus didactylus isolate mChoDid1 chromosome 2, mChoDid1.pri, whole genome shotgun sequence encodes:
- the LOC119517940 gene encoding eukaryotic translation initiation factor 3 subunit M-like, with protein MNSVVSLLLILEPDKQEALIESLCEKLLKFREGELPSLRLQLLSNLFHGMDKNTPVRYTVYCSLIKVAASCGAIQYIPTELDQVRKWISDWNLTTEKKHTLLRLLYEALVDCKKSDVASKVMVELLGSYTEDNASQARVDSHRCIVRALKDPNAFLFDHLLTLKPVKFLEGELIHDLLTIFVSAKLASYVKFYQNNKDFIDSLGLLHEQNMARMRLLTFMGMAVENKEISFDTMQQELQIGADDVEAFVIDAVRTKMVYCKIDQTQRKVVVSHSTHWTFGKQPWQQLYDTLNAWKQNLNKVKNSLLSVSDT; from the coding sequence ATGAACAGTGTGGTATCCCTCCTCTTGATCCTGGAACCAGACAAGCAAGAAGCTCTCATTGAAAGCCTATGTGAAAAGCTGCTCAAATTTCGGGAAGGTGAACTCCCATCTCTGAGGCTTCAGTTGCTAAGCAACCTCTTCCATGGGATGGATAAGAATACTCCTGTGAGATATACAGTGTATTGCAGCCTCATTAAAGTGGCTGCATCCTGTGGGGCTATCCAGTACATTCCAACTGAGCTGGATCAAGTTAGAAAATGGATTTCTGACTGGAACCTCACCACTGAAAAAAAACACACCCTTTTAAGGCTACTTTATGAGGCACTTGTGGATTGTAAGAAAAGTGATGTTGCTTCAAAAGTCATGGTGGAATTGCTAGGAAGTTACACAGAGGACAATGCTTCTCAGGCTCGAGTTGATTCTCACAGGTGTATTGTACGAGCTTTGAAAGATCCAAATGCATTTCTTTTTGACCATCTTCTTACTTTAAAACCAGTCAAGTTTTTGGAAGGTGAGCTCATTCATGatcttttaaccatttttgtgAGTGCTAAATTGGCATCATATGTCAAGTTTTATCAGAATAATAAAGACTTCATTGATTCACTTGGACTATTACATGAACAGAATATGGCAAGAATGAGACTACTTACATTTATGGGAATGGcagtagaaaataaagaaatatctttTGACACAATGCAGCAAGAACTTCAGATTGGAGCTGATGACGTTGAAGCGTTTGTTATTGATGCAGTAAGAACTAAGATGGTCTACTGCAAAATTGATCAGACCCAGAGAAAAGTAGTTGTCAGTCATAGTACACATTGGACATTTGGAAAACAGCCGTGGCAACAACTGTATGACACACTTAACGCCTGGAAACAAAACTTGAACAAAGTGAAAAACAGCCTTCTGAGTGTTTCTGATACCTGA